AGTCTATAGTGAACCATTAAACGCAGCATTTCTTGATGAGAACGGAAAAAATCAGATCATGACAATGGGCTGCTATGGAATTGGGGTTTCACGTACACTTGCTGCTGTAGCAGAGGAGAACAACGATGAAAGAGGCCTCATCTGGCCAGTTTCACTTGCTCCGTTTGATCTGCATCTCATTGCGGCCAACAGCAAGGACGACATTCAGGCAAGTCTCAGTGAAAAACTGTATGATGAGTTAAAGGATGCAGGTTATGATTGTCTTTATGATGACCGAAAAGAGCGTGCAGGTGTCAAATTCGCCGATGCTGATCTAATCGGAATTCCAATTCGCATCACTGCAGGAAAAAAAGCAGGCGAAGGAATTGTGGAATTGAAAATCAGAAAAACCGGTGAAGTTGCCGAGATTCATGTTTCAGAACTAGTGGAGGCCGTTAAAAGCCGCCGCGAAATACTAGCGCGCTAGCATCCAGGGGATGACTTATGTGCCTGACACCCGAAGGAATTCTTTGGGGAATTGGGCTTTCCAACCTAAGTCATCCTCTTATTTATGGAAGGAGGGCATCATGAACAGTGACGATCAGGTAAGAAAAGAACGCTTCGCTCTGCTGTTGGACCAGATTGGCATCCCGGACGAACTGCGCCAGCACCTTGGTGAAGGCAGCGTTCAAAAGCTCGCCATCGATAAGAACGACAGAAGCTGGCATTTTTATTTTTCATTGCCAAAGCCAATGCCTGCCAATGTTTATACGTTTTTTACAGCGAAATTAACTCAGGCGTTTGAACATATTGCAAAAGTATCGTTTTCCGTCCGCTGCGAAACGAAAGACTGTGAAGAAGCATTATTGAGCCAATATTGGGAAATATGCTGTGAGAAGCTTAAAACAACAGCGAGTTCTCTTATACCCGGCCTCTTAGGGCAGACACCAGAAGTAACGGGGAACAAAATAAAAGTTACGGTAAGAAACGAGGCTGAAGGCTTGCTCATCAAAAGAAAGCTTTCTTCAGCGATGACAGAAGTCTACCGCTCGTTCGGTATGGAATCGGTGTCTCTCGAGATCGAAGTAAAACACAGTGAAGAGGAATTTCAAAAGTTCGTTGATCAGAAAAAGCAGGAGGACGCAGATAAAGTGCTCGCTGCCCTGATTGAGAAGGAGAAAGCAGATAAACGAGATGCTTCTTCTGCTCCATCAGAGATCATGATAGGTTACAAGATTCCGGATGACCCTGTTTCCATTGAAACGATTCAAGATGAAGAACGGAAGGTTACTCTGCAGGGCTTCGTTTTTGATGCGGAGACACGGGAACTTAGAAGCGGCCGAACGCTGCTTACGTTTAAGATTACCGATTACACCGATTCAATCATGGTGAAGATCTTCTCAAGAGATAAAGAGGATATACCGATTTTACAAGCTGTTAAAAAAGGAATCTGGGTGAAGGTCCGGGGCGGAATCCAAAATGATACGTTCGTTCGTGATCTAGTAATGATCGCTAACGACATCAACGAGATCAAACCCGAAACAAGGAAAGATCTTGCTGAAGAAGGAAAGAAAAGGGTAGAACTTCATCTTCATACCCCAATGAGCCAGATGGACGCCGTAACATCGGCATCCAGGCTGATCGGCCAAGCGAGCAAATGGGGCCATGAAGCAGTAGCGATAACCGACCATGCTGGCGTTCAATCCTTTCCGGAGGCTTACTCTGCCGGGAAGAAGAATGGAATTAAAGTCCTGTATGGTGTGGAAGCAAATCTAGTGGATGACGGAGTGCCGATCGCGTACAATGAGCAGCATCGTAAACTCGCCGATGAGTCCTATATCGTTTTTGACGTAGAGACGACAGGTTTATCCGCCGTTTACAATAAGATCATTGAGCTTGCTGCCGTTAAGGTGCTAAACGGGGAGATTATTGATCGGTTTGAGTCGTTTGCGAATCCGCATGAGCCGCTTTCAGACACAACGATCAATCTGACGGGAATCACCGACGATATGGTGAGAGACGCTCCAGAGATCGAGGAAGTTTTAAGGCGTTTTGAAACGTTCATGGGCAATGATATTCTTGTAGCTCACAATGCCAGTTTCGACATGGGATTCTTGAATGAAGGATTTCGTAAAATCGGAATCCAGGAGGCTCGTAATCCGGTCATCGATACCTTGGAACTTGCGCGTTTTATTCTGCCCGAACTGAAAAATCACAGACTGAACACACTTTGTAAAAAGTTTGATATTGAACTGACCCAGCACCACAGGGCCATTTACGATGCAGAAGCTACCGGGTATCTATTATGGAAACTATTAAAAGAATCATTCCAAAAAGGGATAGAGTTTCATGACCAGCTGAATGAAAACATGGGGCAGGGGGGCTATATGAGGAGCCGGCCTTCTCATTGTATTCTGTTCGCCCAAACCCAGCAGGGATTGAAAAATTTATACCAGCTCGTTTCTGAGTCTCATTTGAATTATTTTTACAGAACACCTAGGATTCCTCGCTCACGTCTGGCGAAATACCGGGAAGGACTGCTTATCGGTTCAGGCTGTGACAAGGGAGAAGTCTTCGAGGGCATGATGCAGAAAGCTCCTGCAGAAGTGGAAGAAATCGCAAAGTTTTATGATTATCTTGAGATCCAGCCTCCATCCAACTACTATCATCTGATCGAACGAGAGCTGATACAGGATGAGCTGGCGTTAAGGGAGATTATCGGGAATATCGTCAAACTTGGTGAAAA
This genomic stretch from Fictibacillus marinisediminis harbors:
- a CDS encoding PolC-type DNA polymerase III, with amino-acid sequence MNSDDQVRKERFALLLDQIGIPDELRQHLGEGSVQKLAIDKNDRSWHFYFSLPKPMPANVYTFFTAKLTQAFEHIAKVSFSVRCETKDCEEALLSQYWEICCEKLKTTASSLIPGLLGQTPEVTGNKIKVTVRNEAEGLLIKRKLSSAMTEVYRSFGMESVSLEIEVKHSEEEFQKFVDQKKQEDADKVLAALIEKEKADKRDASSAPSEIMIGYKIPDDPVSIETIQDEERKVTLQGFVFDAETRELRSGRTLLTFKITDYTDSIMVKIFSRDKEDIPILQAVKKGIWVKVRGGIQNDTFVRDLVMIANDINEIKPETRKDLAEEGKKRVELHLHTPMSQMDAVTSASRLIGQASKWGHEAVAITDHAGVQSFPEAYSAGKKNGIKVLYGVEANLVDDGVPIAYNEQHRKLADESYIVFDVETTGLSAVYNKIIELAAVKVLNGEIIDRFESFANPHEPLSDTTINLTGITDDMVRDAPEIEEVLRRFETFMGNDILVAHNASFDMGFLNEGFRKIGIQEARNPVIDTLELARFILPELKNHRLNTLCKKFDIELTQHHRAIYDAEATGYLLWKLLKESFQKGIEFHDQLNENMGQGGYMRSRPSHCILFAQTQQGLKNLYQLVSESHLNYFYRTPRIPRSRLAKYREGLLIGSGCDKGEVFEGMMQKAPAEVEEIAKFYDYLEIQPPSNYYHLIERELIQDELALREIIGNIVKLGEKLGKPVVAAGNVHYLEQNDAIYRKILISSQGGANPLNRQSLPEVHFRTTDEMLDCFSFLGEEKAFEVVVANTQKVAAQIEEIKPIPDDLYTPKIPGAEEDVRNMSYSMARSIYGENLPDIVEKRLEKELNSIIGHGFAVIYLISHKLVKKSLIDGYLVGSRGSVGSSFVATMTEITEVNPLPPHYVCPECKDSIFFDDGSVGSGFDLPDKECPKCHLLFKKDGQDIPFETFLGFKGDKVPDIDLNFSGEYQPRAHNYTKELFGEEYVYRAGTIGTVAEKTAYGYVKGYASDHNINLRSAEVDRLVSGCTGVKRTTGQHPGGIIVVPDYMDIYDFCPIQFPADDKNSEWKTTHFDFHSIHDNLLKLDILGHDDPTVIRMLQDLSGIDPKTIPASDQEVMKIFSGPEVLGVTEDQILCKTGTLGIPEFGTKFVRQMLEETKPSTFSELVQISGLSHGTDVWLNNANELIADGTCELKDVIGCRDDIMVYLIYKGLDPSLAFKIMESVRKGKGLITEWVEEMKKNDVPDWYIGSCLKIKYMFPKAHAAAYVMMAVRIAYFKVHYPILFYAAYFTVRADDFDITAMVRGSSAIKAKIEEISSKGLDASTKEKNLQTVLELALEMCERGFSFGKVDLYRSSATEFLVEGNQLIPPFNSIAGLGTNAALNIVKSREDGEFLSKEDLQQRARLSKTIIDYLDEQGCLAGMPEANQLSLF